From a region of the Chitinophaga caseinilytica genome:
- a CDS encoding Rrf2 family transcriptional regulator produces the protein MLSKSAEYALRATIYIALKGSEDNKLGIDEIATAIDSPQYFTAKILQLLTKNNRVVSSVRGPNGGFYLSDAARKLPVRAVLEAVGEDGIITKCVLGLKECSESRPCPMHDQYRAIKAQLRQMFEKTTIQALAEESAKGKIVINNRPPKKKA, from the coding sequence TCCGGGCCACTATCTACATCGCGTTGAAAGGCTCGGAAGACAATAAGCTCGGAATAGACGAAATCGCCACGGCGATCGATTCTCCGCAATATTTCACCGCCAAGATCCTCCAACTGCTGACCAAAAACAACCGCGTGGTCAGCTCCGTCCGCGGGCCAAACGGTGGCTTCTACCTCTCCGATGCCGCCCGTAAACTCCCCGTGCGCGCCGTGCTCGAAGCTGTAGGGGAAGACGGTATCATCACCAAATGCGTGCTCGGCCTCAAGGAATGCTCCGAATCCCGCCCTTGCCCCATGCACGACCAATACCGCGCCATCAAGGCGCAACTCCGCCAGATGTTCGAGAAAACCACCATTCAGGCGCTGGCCGAAGAATCCGCCAAAGGCAAAATCGTCATCAACAACCGCCCGCCCAAAAAGAAAGCCTGA
- a CDS encoding ABC transporter permease subunit: MRTVSKYVFLDLLKNRSILVYTAVLAVLSFTLLGLDGGSAKGLLSLLNITLLFVPVITTLFSAIYFFNSLEFIELLLSQPVKRTRILLSEYGGMALSLSAAFVVGVGFPLTVLLPVTASFVLIMTGVLLTFIFTSLGLLIFVLSRDKTRGIGAAIIVSLFFTLLFDGLMMAFIFTFSDYPIDRAVVAMVGLNPVDLARILMLLQLDVAVLMGYSGALFKEFLGSSTGSLYAVGCLGLWTVVPLWLALRIFRKKDL; encoded by the coding sequence ATGCGGACCGTAAGCAAATATGTATTTCTTGACCTGTTGAAGAACCGGTCGATCCTCGTATATACCGCCGTGCTGGCCGTTCTGAGCTTCACCTTGCTGGGGCTGGACGGCGGCAGCGCCAAAGGGTTGCTGAGCCTGCTGAACATCACCTTGCTTTTTGTGCCGGTGATCACCACCCTCTTTTCCGCGATCTACTTTTTCAATTCACTGGAATTCATCGAGTTGTTGCTATCCCAACCCGTGAAGCGGACGAGGATCCTATTGTCCGAATACGGCGGGATGGCGCTGTCGCTCTCCGCGGCGTTCGTGGTGGGCGTGGGTTTCCCGCTGACGGTGCTGCTGCCGGTTACCGCATCTTTCGTGCTGATCATGACGGGGGTTTTGCTCACGTTCATTTTTACCTCGCTGGGGCTGTTGATTTTCGTGCTCTCGCGCGACAAGACCCGCGGCATCGGGGCGGCCATTATCGTGTCGCTGTTTTTTACGTTGCTGTTCGACGGGTTGATGATGGCTTTCATCTTCACCTTCAGCGATTACCCGATAGACCGGGCCGTGGTGGCGATGGTGGGGCTGAACCCGGTAGACCTGGCGCGGATCCTCATGTTGTTGCAGCTGGACGTGGCGGTGCTGATGGGCTATTCGGGTGCCCTGTTCAAGGAGTTCCTCGGTTCATCCACCGGCAGCTTGTACGCGGTGGGCTGCCTGGGATTGTGGACGGTGGTGCCGTTGTGGCTGGCGTTGCGGATATTCCGGAAAAAAGATCTTTGA